The proteins below come from a single Candidatus Rhabdochlamydia sp. T3358 genomic window:
- a CDS encoding D-Ala-D-Ala carboxypeptidase family metallohydrolase codes for MKRVILLLLLIGCSGMEQSEQKKLRRLNAKGEFIHRNHDEYHYQIDTPKHRIREPYPWENGYIGQQTKITKEYFRCKGSGFNPPRTEENQTYFDCGGCHTHSLPIHQGKEFIYPILIDLLNFVQEKTHSKVIITCGHRCPAHNTYADSFNSTSKHMIGAEVDFYVEGRQEHPEEIIAILQKYYQENPQEYLEFERSYHHLDVAVPAWYNKEILIQLYQRKEGRDYDNQHEYPYICIQVRYDKEAKERVIYSWPKAFKGFRRY; via the coding sequence ATGAAACGAGTTATCCTCTTGTTACTTTTGATAGGATGCTCTGGCATGGAGCAATCAGAGCAGAAAAAACTACGTAGACTGAATGCTAAAGGTGAATTTATTCACCGCAATCATGATGAATATCATTATCAGATTGATACTCCTAAACATAGAATAAGAGAGCCTTATCCTTGGGAAAATGGATATATAGGACAGCAGACTAAGATTACTAAAGAGTATTTTCGTTGTAAGGGTTCAGGATTCAATCCTCCACGAACTGAAGAGAATCAAACCTACTTTGATTGCGGTGGGTGTCACACACATTCTCTTCCCATACATCAAGGCAAAGAATTTATCTATCCTATTTTGATCGATCTTTTGAACTTTGTGCAAGAAAAAACCCACTCTAAAGTGATCATTACCTGCGGACATCGCTGTCCTGCTCACAATACCTATGCCGATAGCTTTAATTCTACTTCTAAGCACATGATCGGCGCAGAGGTGGATTTTTATGTAGAAGGGAGGCAAGAGCATCCAGAGGAAATCATTGCTATTTTACAAAAGTATTATCAAGAAAATCCTCAAGAGTATCTAGAATTTGAAAGATCCTATCATCATTTAGATGTAGCTGTCCCAGCATGGTACAACAAAGAGATTTTAATTCAACTCTATCAGAGAAAAGAAGGGCGTGATTATGACAATCAACACGAATATCCTTATATCTGTATTCAAGTTCGTTA
- a CDS encoding 6-hydroxymethylpterin diphosphokinase MptE-like protein translates to MEKSFAGNSSLDLLSERYPELIFLLNFSSPCEVLPEEEFIPEFKTVEVFYIYGIGGASAYPSLKKWVLEEKTRRVVFLEDALSAIERFLSSTYSEQILQDSQMFLSYLEEPYEKKLEEIVSSYPVEHVFIQATNSYRKRPQFEQLCLQLLRITTVVHANTTEILKSHHMLANLMRNISRWPHSFLANRFQGQFVNIPAIICGAGPSLLDAIGPLKNLHDRALILAGGSAITALSNQGVTPHLNIAADPNFEEFERLKTASAYETPLIYATRVHPDIWNTCNGQMGYLVSDTGGTCEKHFEHLLGIDHQAVGPDLGMEALSVTTLSLAFAVEMGCNPIVFVGVDLSYTGMQRYAEKVVSHSVIDPKTLEENTQAAEKLLRRKNIKDELVYTTVKWVMESECIASFAKKHKNCRFINATNGLGFKDIENSSLEEVSADWKPIDLHAAIHQKMQLYQLDPHFSKAIASEKKKLHASVLRLQEMTLRMLKITHEAQEVSAPTAKMILLEFDFQEELALNALFPFLDSTLDCLLDPCEKRKRGDKEMLRYFLEKYNSWKEILEYVVEQNLIG, encoded by the coding sequence ATGGAAAAAAGCTTTGCTGGAAATAGTTCTTTAGATCTTTTAAGTGAAAGATACCCAGAGCTTATTTTTTTATTGAATTTCTCAAGCCCTTGTGAAGTCTTGCCGGAAGAGGAGTTTATTCCTGAATTTAAAACCGTTGAGGTTTTTTATATTTATGGAATTGGTGGGGCCAGCGCTTATCCTAGTTTAAAGAAATGGGTTTTGGAAGAAAAAACAAGAAGAGTGGTTTTCTTAGAAGATGCGCTCAGCGCAATAGAGAGATTTTTGTCTTCTACTTACAGTGAGCAAATACTTCAAGACTCTCAAATGTTTTTATCCTATCTAGAAGAACCTTATGAAAAAAAATTAGAAGAGATTGTATCTAGCTATCCAGTAGAACATGTTTTTATCCAAGCAACCAATTCTTATCGCAAAAGACCTCAATTTGAGCAGTTGTGCTTACAACTCTTAAGGATTACAACTGTTGTGCATGCAAATACAACAGAGATTCTAAAGTCTCATCACATGCTAGCAAACCTTATGAGGAATATCTCTAGGTGGCCTCATTCTTTTTTAGCTAATCGATTTCAAGGGCAATTTGTAAACATTCCTGCAATCATTTGTGGAGCAGGTCCTTCTTTATTAGATGCTATAGGTCCTTTGAAGAATTTGCATGATCGCGCGCTGATTCTAGCAGGAGGCTCAGCCATTACTGCTTTAAGCAATCAAGGTGTGACTCCACATTTAAATATAGCAGCTGATCCTAATTTTGAAGAATTTGAAAGACTAAAAACAGCATCTGCATATGAAACACCGCTCATTTATGCAACCAGAGTCCATCCAGATATTTGGAATACGTGTAATGGGCAGATGGGGTATCTTGTTTCTGATACAGGGGGTACTTGTGAAAAGCATTTTGAACACCTGCTTGGAATAGATCATCAAGCAGTAGGACCTGATTTAGGAATGGAGGCTTTATCGGTGACCACCCTTAGCTTAGCCTTTGCTGTAGAAATGGGCTGTAATCCCATTGTTTTTGTCGGGGTGGATCTATCTTATACCGGTATGCAAAGATATGCAGAAAAAGTAGTATCTCATTCTGTTATTGATCCTAAAACACTAGAAGAGAATACGCAGGCTGCAGAAAAGCTTTTACGCCGAAAGAATATTAAAGATGAACTTGTTTATACCACAGTAAAGTGGGTAATGGAATCAGAATGCATTGCTTCTTTTGCTAAAAAACATAAAAATTGTCGATTTATCAATGCAACAAATGGGCTTGGGTTTAAAGATATAGAAAACTCTTCATTAGAAGAGGTTTCTGCAGATTGGAAACCCATTGACCTGCATGCTGCTATTCATCAAAAAATGCAACTCTATCAATTAGACCCCCATTTTAGTAAAGCCATTGCATCTGAAAAGAAAAAACTCCATGCAAGCGTTTTACGTTTACAAGAAATGACTCTACGCATGCTAAAAATAACTCATGAAGCACAAGAAGTAAGCGCACCCACTGCTAAAATGATTCTCTTAGAATTTGATTTTCAAGAAGAGCTTGCCCTAAATGCTTTATTTCCTTTTTTAGATTCTACGCTTGATTGTTTACTAGATCCTTGTGAAAAACGAAAGAGAGGTGATAAAGAAATGCTTAGATACTTTCTAGAAAAATATAATAGTTGGAAAGAGATCTTAGAATATGTGGTTGAGCAAAATCTTATAGGGTAG